CGTTCTCGCCCGCCGGCGACGAAAGGCGGCAATCTAACTCGCGGCCCGCGCTCCCGCACGTACGCGGCGGCGTCTTACCGTCCGCTGAATCCTCCCACCCGGCGCCGACGTAGGGCGGGCAAGCCGCGCTCCGGCCCGTATCGCGGAAGCGGCTGCATCTACAGAAACTCACTCCGACAGAACAGGCGGGAGGCCGAGATGGCGAAGAGCTTTGGCGAACGGATCGTGGGCGCGGCGATGCTGGACGTGGCTACGTACGAGGAGGTCGAGGCGGACGTCACCGCCACGCCGCAGGCCGCGGGCGTGGTCGCCCTGGTTGCCGCGGCCGGAGCCATCGGGGGGATGCACGGCGGCGGGCACGGCATGATCGGCGGCATCGTCACGGCCTTCATCGGCTGGGCGGTGTGGTCCGGCGTGACCTACCTGGTGGGCACCAAGCTGTTCGACGGCACGGCGGACTGGGGCGAGATGCTGCGCACGCTAGGCTTCGCGCAGGCGCCGGGGCTGCTGGGCGTGCTGGCCTTCCTGCCGCTCCTGGGCAGGCTGGTGGCGGTGGTCGTCGGCATCTGGTCGCTGGTCGCGTGCATCGTCGCCATCCGGCAGGCCCTGGACATCTCGACCGGCAAGGCGATCGCGACGGCCGTGGTGGCGGTGATCGCGATGGCCTGTGTCGGCATGCTGCTCGCGATCCTCGGCATCGGCGCCGGTTTCGCTGCCTTCAGCATCGTCCATTGATGGCGAAGCCGACGGGCTGAGCGCCACAAGGCTAGACGGAGACGGGGCACGAGATCGCATCTCGTGCCCCGTCTTCTTCTATCCATCGAAGTTCGCGCATCTCCCGGTCCATGGTGATGCTGGCGGCCGGCCCGACGATCCCCGCCCGCCGGTGGGCTACTGTAGCTGATACGTGATGGGGATGGTGACGTGGACGGGGACGGGCTTGCCCTTCACCTTCGCGGGATGGAAGCGCATCACCTGCACGACCCGCGCAGCGGCCTCGTCGAACTGCGGGTAGCCGCTGGACTGCGACACGCCGTAGCCGATGGGCATGCCGTTGGCGCCCACCACGAACTCCACCTCGACGGTGCCGGAGATCCCGCCGTCGCGAAGCAGCGGCGGATACGTGCTGTTGGCGGCCTGCTGCACCGCCGCCGCGTTGGCAAGACTGGGCTGCTCCTCGATGGCGGAAAGCTCGTAGACGCCGTGCTCGTCCGGGCCCATGGGCGGCAGCGGTGCCGCATTCCTCGCCGCCTCGCTGTCGGAGACCTCGACGTAGTCCACCAGCTCTTCGGGCTTCGAACGCGAGCGGTCCTCGGCCGGACGGCATCCGGCGGCGAGGAGGAGGAACACCGCGACACCGGCGGTACGTAGGGGGACGCGCTTCACAAGCAAACTCCAAGAAAGGTGTGTGGAGAGACGAAGCGGGACGGGTCGGCCGAAACGGAAGGCCAGTGGATGGTGAAGTTTACCGGAATGGTGGCGAGCCATTATGGTCGCAAGCGCGAACCGCATCGACGCGACGACGGTGGCCGCGCCTCGGCGGAGGGATTCGCCGTCGCGCACGCGCCTGCGACGAGGACGGAGCAGACGACCAACGGCCACGTTCTCACGGCTTGTCTCTCACGAAATGGAAAGCGCCTGACCGGCAATCCGGCTCCTGCGGCCGAGGAGCACACCCCTCGGAGAGAGGCGGCGGGATAGGAAAGCGAAGAGGGTGCGAGGCCGAAGCCCCGCACCCTCTTCGATCAGCAGACTACCTGCCGGTGGCTTCTCAGCCCTCGGTGGGCTCGTCGGCAGCCGGAGCGTCTTCCGAGGCCGGGGCCTCCTCGGACGCCGGAGCCTCCTGGGACGCCGGAGCCTCTTCGGACGCGGGCGCCTCGTCGGAGGCAGGAGCCTCCTCCTCGGCGGCGGCCTCGGCCTTGGGGGCGACGGGGACGCCGCCCTCCTCGAACTTCGGCACCCGCAGCGTCTCCAGCACGATGCGGCGGTTCGAGAGGTCCACCTCGGTCACACGCATCTCCAGCTCGTCGCCCTCGCCGAACACGTCGGCGGGGTTCTGAAGGCCGGTCACGCCCAGCTGCGACACGGGCACGAAGCCCTCCATCTCGTCGCCCAGGTCCACCGCCACGCCCTTGTCCTGCAGGCGCGAGATCTTGCCGGTGATCTCCTGGCCCGCGTGGTAGTTGCCCGCCAGGGTCTCCCACGGGTCGTCCTGGGTCTGCTTGAGGCCCAGCGAGATGCGCTTGTTCTCGGCGTCCACGCCCAGGATCACCACCTCGACGTCGTCGCCCTTGCGGACGACCTCGCTGGGGTGCTGGATGCGCTTGGTCCAGCTCATGTCGGAGATGTGCACCAGGCCGTCGATGCCCGGCTCGATCTCGACGAAAGCGCCGAAGCTGGTCAGGTTCCGCACCTTGCCGGTGAGGCGCGTGCCCACCGGGTACTTGAGCGGAAGCGCGTGCCAGGGATCCTCCTCGATCTGCTTCATGCCGAGGCTGATCTTCTCGCCCTCGACGTCGACCTTGAGGATCACCGCCTCGATCTCGTCGCCCAGCGTGACGATCTTGCTGGGGTGACGCACGTTGCGCGTCCACGACATCTCGGAGATGTGCACCAGGCCCTCGACGCCCTTCTCCAGCTCCACGAAGGCGCCGTAGTTGGTGATCGAGACCACGCGGCCGCGAACGCGGCTGCCGACCGGGTACTTCTTGTCCACGTCGGTCCAGGGGTACTCCTGGAGCTGCTTCAGGCCCAGCGACAGGCGCTCGCGCTCCCAGTCGATATCCAGGACCTTGACCTCCAGCTCCTGGCCGATGGCCACGACCTCGCTGGGATGGCCCACGCGGCCCCAGCTCATGTCGGTGATGTGCAGCAGGCCGTCCATGCCGCCCAGGTCGATGAACGCGCCGAAGTCGGTGATGTTCTTGACCGTGCCGGTGCGCACCTGCCCGACCTCGAGCTCCTTCTTCAGCTTCTCGCGCTTGATCTCGCGGTCGGCCTCGAGGAGGACGCGGCGCGACACGACGATGTTCCGCCGGCGCTTGTTCAGCTTGATGATCTTGAACTCGTACGTCTCGCCGATCAGGTCCTCGATGTTCGGCACGCGGCGAAGCGCGATCTGCGAGCCGGGGAGGAAGGCGTCCACGCCCATGAGGTCGACGGTGACGCCGCCCTTGATCTTGCGCGTGAGCACGCCGGCCACCGCGGTCCCGTTCTCGTGGGCCTCGCGAATCTTCTCCCAGACGCGGAGGAAGTCGGCCTTCTTCTTGGAGAGGACGACCACGCCGTCCTCGTCCTCGAGGTTCTCGAGGAAGACCTCGACCTCGTCGCCGATCTGGAGCGAGTCGGGGTCCTTGAACTCGTCGCGGTTCACCGAGCCCTCGGACTTGAAGCCGAGGTCCAGGATCACCGACTTATCCGTCACGC
The sequence above is a segment of the Longimicrobiaceae bacterium genome. Coding sequences within it:
- a CDS encoding YIP1 family protein codes for the protein MAKSFGERIVGAAMLDVATYEEVEADVTATPQAAGVVALVAAAGAIGGMHGGGHGMIGGIVTAFIGWAVWSGVTYLVGTKLFDGTADWGEMLRTLGFAQAPGLLGVLAFLPLLGRLVAVVVGIWSLVACIVAIRQALDISTGKAIATAVVAVIAMACVGMLLAILGIGAGFAAFSIVH
- a CDS encoding energy transducer TonB, producing MKRVPLRTAGVAVFLLLAAGCRPAEDRSRSKPEELVDYVEVSDSEAARNAAPLPPMGPDEHGVYELSAIEEQPSLANAAAVQQAANSTYPPLLRDGGISGTVEVEFVVGANGMPIGYGVSQSSGYPQFDEAAARVVQVMRFHPAKVKGKPVPVHVTIPITYQLQ
- a CDS encoding 30S ribosomal protein S1, which produces MVDQINEPFSADAVDAEEDGNVLVAPRRFGSELTTQQIADRAREMNIRADLFDEDEYTAEEYEVMLGMYEDTLTNIEEGEIVKARVLRVTDKSVILDLGFKSEGSVNRDEFKDPDSLQIGDEVEVFLENLEDEDGVVVLSKKKADFLRVWEKIREAHENGTAVAGVLTRKIKGGVTVDLMGVDAFLPGSQIALRRVPNIEDLIGETYEFKIIKLNKRRRNIVVSRRVLLEADREIKREKLKKELEVGQVRTGTVKNITDFGAFIDLGGMDGLLHITDMSWGRVGHPSEVVAIGQELEVKVLDIDWERERLSLGLKQLQEYPWTDVDKKYPVGSRVRGRVVSITNYGAFVELEKGVEGLVHISEMSWTRNVRHPSKIVTLGDEIEAVILKVDVEGEKISLGMKQIEEDPWHALPLKYPVGTRLTGKVRNLTSFGAFVEIEPGIDGLVHISDMSWTKRIQHPSEVVRKGDDVEVVILGVDAENKRISLGLKQTQDDPWETLAGNYHAGQEITGKISRLQDKGVAVDLGDEMEGFVPVSQLGVTGLQNPADVFGEGDELEMRVTEVDLSNRRIVLETLRVPKFEEGGVPVAPKAEAAAEEEAPASDEAPASEEAPASQEAPASEEAPASEDAPAADEPTEG